In Acidisarcina polymorpha, the DNA window CAAGACTGCCCGTAAGGACACCTTCATCTTCTTCCTGATCAGTGGCGGCGGATCAGCCATGCACGAGCTTCCGCTCAACAAGCACATTTCGCTCGAAGACACTATCGCCTTCCACGAAGCCCTGGTCGCCTCCGGCGCCACCATCACCGAAGTCAATACCGTCCGCAAGTACTTCTCCGCGGTCAAAGGTGGACGACTCGCCCTGGCCGCTCCACTCGCCGAAAAGCTAACTTTGCTTCTCGCCGATGTGCCGCTCAAAGATCGCGCCGCCGTGGCCTCGTCGCCCACCCTGCCCGACGAATCGACGCTCGAGGAGTGCCGGGAAATCCTCTCCCGCTACCGTTTGCTTGAAATGTTTCCCTTCAAGGTGCGCGAGCATTTCGCCATGCTCGGTCTGGATACCTCAGGCGTCAAGCTTCTGGATAGGCCGGCTGAGAAATCCACCGACAGATCCACTGATAAATCCGACGATCAGCCCGCAGTCACCATTGCTCCCGCTGTACACAGCGGCCTTCGCCTCCCCGGCATGAAGAAAATTGAAATCGATCCCGCCGCCGTCTTTGGCGATTCGCGTTTCATAACCCTCCTCTCGAATCACGACTTCGTCAACGCGGCCCGGGAGCGCGCCGAAGCACTCGGCTTCAAAGTCGTAATCGACAACAGCTGCGACGATTGGGATTATGCCCAGGCTGCGCATTACCTTCTCGAGCGCTTCCACGCCCTCCGCCGCGAATACCCGCGCTTGTGCCTCCTGTCGAGCGGCGAAGTCACCGTCCGTCTCGGCCCCCACCCCGGCTGCGGCGGACGCAATCAGCAGCTGGTCCTCACCGCCGCTCTGGACCTGGCCCACCACGAAGGCGAGAACCTGGCCATGCTCAGCGCAGGTTCCGACGGCATCGACGGAGACAGTCCTGCCGCTGGAGCGACTGTCGATCCGACCACCATCGCCCGGGCGCGCAGCTACAACTTCGACCCGGAAGAGACCCTCGCCGGCTTCAACACCTGCACCCTGTTTACCGCCCTCGGCGACAGCATCGTTACCGGTCCGACCGGCAACAACCTGCGCGACCTTAGGGTGCTGC includes these proteins:
- a CDS encoding glycerate kinase type-2 family protein — its product is MNSSNLSNPVAPSKPLSETAIDIFTTALEDCNIPAAFDRYLHFEEHTLFLHPSPLLKPNVIELDQFKKIFVIAFGKAALTMTDALLARLPQKLNVHGVCSAPKIPKEHTRQIRYFAGGHPLPNKESFAAAKATLSLLKTARKDTFIFFLISGGGSAMHELPLNKHISLEDTIAFHEALVASGATITEVNTVRKYFSAVKGGRLALAAPLAEKLTLLLADVPLKDRAAVASSPTLPDESTLEECREILSRYRLLEMFPFKVREHFAMLGLDTSGVKLLDRPAEKSTDRSTDKSDDQPAVTIAPAVHSGLRLPGMKKIEIDPAAVFGDSRFITLLSNHDFVNAARERAEALGFKVVIDNSCDDWDYAQAAHYLLERFHALRREYPRLCLLSSGEVTVRLGPHPGCGGRNQQLVLTAALDLAHHEGENLAMLSAGSDGIDGDSPAAGATVDPTTIARARSYNFDPEETLAGFNTCTLFTALGDSIVTGPTGNNLRDLRVLLAVRDPEARDGPSHSSGA